The region CGGACGCGAGGAGCAATGTGACGTCCGGCGACGAGGCGGTCGCCGCAGCAGCCGAGCGGGCCCGCCAAACCGCCGCGCGCAACATCCCCGTGTTCGGGGATCTGCCCCTGCCCGCCGACACCGCGAATCTGCGCGAAGGCGCGAACCTCGACGACCAACTGCTGGCCCTGCTGCCGCTGGTGGGTGTGTGGCGCGGAGAGGGTGAAGGCCGCGGCTCCCACGGTGACTACCGGTTCGGCCAGCAGATCGTCGTGTCGCATGACGGCGGCGACTACCTCAACTGGGAAGCCCGCTCGTGGCGGCTGACCGACGAAGGCGAATACCACAGTCCCACGCTGCGGGAGACCGGGTTCTGGCGGTTCGTCAGCGATCCCAACGACCCGGTGGAGTCGCAGGCCATCGAGCTGTTGCTGGCCCACTCCGTGGGGTATGTGGAGCTGTTCTACGGCCGCCCGCTCAATCAGTCGTCCTGGGAGCTGGTCACCGACGCGCTGGCACGCAGCAAGTCGGGGATGCTCGTGGGCGGCGCCAAGAGGCTGTACGGGATCATCGAAGGCGGTGATCTGGCGTACGTGGAAGAGCGTGTCGACGCCGACGGAGGCCTCGTACCGCACCTGTCCGCCCGTCTCTCGCGGTTCGCCGGATAGTGCGCCGGCTGGCGTTGGCCGCCGCGCCCGCGGTGGCGCTGCTCGCGGCGTGCTCGGGCCCGAGTGATCCGGTCGTGTCCACCGCGCCGTTCGTCACGCCGAGTGTGGGTCACGGTGCGCTGGCCTACTGCCTCGGCCAGCACGGCATACCCGCGCCGCCGGGGCCCGTGTCGGGACCGCCTGCCGGCGTCGACCCCGCGGATTGGGAGGCGGCGATGTCGGCGTGTTCGTCGCTGGCACCCGGCCCGTCGAATACGGCTGCGCCCGACCCGGACATGGAGCGGCCCCCGAGCCGTTGATCCTGGTCGGACTCAACCGAGGGGCTCGGGGGCCGGGTGACTGCGGGGAATTCGCCAGCGCGCGCAGGTGCGTCAAGCGCTCCCCGGCGCTGCTAGCTCGCAGCCACCTCACATGTCCATAAGTCACTCAATTTCTCGGACCACCTCCTTCCCTGTGTACAGGCGAAGGTACCCGTGCAACGGCTGCGCGACAAGGGAATTACTCTTCTAGCGATCGCTGAGGATTGCGGCGTCGACCAATTCGGCGATGTCGTCGGGCTGCGGAGCCGACGGCAGCGGTGTCCCGTCCAGGGTGTGCACCCGGGCTGCCAGCGTGATGCTCGACACCAGCCAAACCCCTTGGGCGGCAACAAGGTCCGAGGGCTTCAACGCCTGGTAATCGCAGTCGTAACCCTTGTTGCGCGCCACCTCGAACAGCGCCTGCTGGGTGGTTCCGCGCAGGATCGGGTACCACGGCGGCGGCGTGAGCAGGCACGTGCGACCGTCCTCGGAGGTGGTCGCGATGACGACGGTCGACCGCGGGCCCTCGAGGAGGTGGCCGTCGGTGCTGAGGAAGATGACGTCACCGGCGCCGTGGCGTTCGGCATGCCGCAGCGCGGCCATGTTCACCGCATACGACAGCGTCTTGGCGCCGGCCAGCAGCCACGGCATGGTGTCGGCGGCGTCGGAGGGAAGTCCCCGGTCCAGCGTCAGCGCGGCCACTCCGCCGCGGCGGACCTGCGCGACGCGGTCCGGCAGCGGCGCGATCGTCGCGTAGGCGGTAGGGCCGCCGCCGCTCTCCCGTCCCCGGCTGTAGACGAGGCGCAGCACGCCCTCGTCGCCGCCGTCGGCCACCCAGCGGTCCACGGCGACGCGCACCGCCGAGCGCCACCGCGGCAGGTCCGGCGCGGGGAGGTCGACCAGCTTGGCCGAGTGCGTCAGCCGTGCCAGGTGCGCGTCGAGCAGGCAGGGCCTGCCGTGGCGGATCAGCAGGGTCTCGAAGATGCCGTCGCCGCGAACGGCCGCGAGATCGTCGGCGAACAGCAGCGGCGTGCGCGGATCGTGTAGCTGCCCGTCGAGGGTGACGACAACACTTGCTCCGTCGGCCATGGGCCCTCAGCGTAGCCCCGCCGGCGTGGGCGGGGCTCGTAGAGTTGAGCCATGGCCTCGACCAGCACCGGCGTACCCGCTCCCGACACCGGACCCGACGCCGGCGCGACCTGGCACTACGGTGACCCGTTCGGTGAACAACGGGCGGCCGCACAGGCCGCCGTCGTCGTCGACCGCTCGCATCGCGCGGTGCTGTCGCTCACCGGGAGTGACCGCAAGACGTGGCTGCACAGCATTTCCACCCAGCACGTCAGCGAGCTCCCCGACGGGGTGGTCACCGAGAATCTGAGTCTCGACGGCCAGGGGCGTGTCGAGGATCACTGGCTGCAGACCCAGCTGGAGGGCGTCACCGTCCTCGACACCGAACCGTGGCGCGGCGAATCGCTGCTGGGTTATCTGCGCAAGATGGTGTTCTGGTCCGACGTCGTCGTGGAGCCCGCCGATCTGGCGGTGTTGTCGCTGCTCGGCCCCGGCGTCGCCGACACGCCGGTGCTCGACACGCTGGGGGTCTCCGCGCTGCCCGCCCCGGGCACCGCGGTGCCCCTGCCGGCCGGTGGTTTCCTCCGCCGGATCGCCGCGGACGATCTCGAGGTCGACGTCGTCGTCCCACGCGACCAGGTCGCACAGTGGCGTGAGCGGCTGATCACCGCGGGCGTGCGGCCTGCCGGTGTGTGGGCGTACGAGGCCCATCGGGTGGCAGCGCTGCGGCCCCGGCTCGGGGTGGACACCGACGAGCGCACCATCCCTCACGAGGTGGGCTGGATCGGGTCGGCGGTGCACCTGGACAAGGGCTGTTACCGAGGGCAGGAAACCGTGG is a window of Mycolicibacterium chubuense NBB4 DNA encoding:
- a CDS encoding FABP family protein; the protein is MTSGDEAVAAAAERARQTAARNIPVFGDLPLPADTANLREGANLDDQLLALLPLVGVWRGEGEGRGSHGDYRFGQQIVVSHDGGDYLNWEARSWRLTDEGEYHSPTLRETGFWRFVSDPNDPVESQAIELLLAHSVGYVELFYGRPLNQSSWELVTDALARSKSGMLVGGAKRLYGIIEGGDLAYVEERVDADGGLVPHLSARLSRFAG
- a CDS encoding aminodeoxychorismate lyase, whose protein sequence is MADGASVVVTLDGQLHDPRTPLLFADDLAAVRGDGIFETLLIRHGRPCLLDAHLARLTHSAKLVDLPAPDLPRWRSAVRVAVDRWVADGGDEGVLRLVYSRGRESGGGPTAYATIAPLPDRVAQVRRGGVAALTLDRGLPSDAADTMPWLLAGAKTLSYAVNMAALRHAERHGAGDVIFLSTDGHLLEGPRSTVVIATTSEDGRTCLLTPPPWYPILRGTTQQALFEVARNKGYDCDYQALKPSDLVAAQGVWLVSSITLAARVHTLDGTPLPSAPQPDDIAELVDAAILSDR
- a CDS encoding YgfZ/GcvT domain-containing protein; this translates as MASTSTGVPAPDTGPDAGATWHYGDPFGEQRAAAQAAVVVDRSHRAVLSLTGSDRKTWLHSISTQHVSELPDGVVTENLSLDGQGRVEDHWLQTQLEGVTVLDTEPWRGESLLGYLRKMVFWSDVVVEPADLAVLSLLGPGVADTPVLDTLGVSALPAPGTAVPLPAGGFLRRIAADDLEVDVVVPRDQVAQWRERLITAGVRPAGVWAYEAHRVAALRPRLGVDTDERTIPHEVGWIGSAVHLDKGCYRGQETVARVHNLGKPPRMLVMLHLDGTDDRPSAGDPVLAGGRTVGRLGTVVDHVDEGTIALALVKRGLPADTALTTGGDVVVSATIDPDSMPAADTVGAGRLAVERLRGGPQ